A genomic stretch from Leptospira noumeaensis includes:
- a CDS encoding helix-turn-helix domain-containing protein — MKNTTNDKLFNSLKKGLNEAIEFSEGKSNLKLKQTSISVPKLPNFKGKDIKNIRTKLHLTQSVFANTLGVSEKTVEAWESGRNIPQGPAQRMLFVLKNNSNPLDVLGIKVS, encoded by the coding sequence ATGAAAAATACAACAAACGATAAACTGTTTAACAGTCTTAAAAAAGGTTTAAATGAAGCTATTGAATTTTCTGAGGGAAAATCTAACTTAAAACTCAAACAAACTTCAATTTCCGTTCCAAAACTTCCTAATTTCAAAGGAAAAGATATTAAAAATATTAGAACTAAGTTACATCTTACACAATCTGTTTTTGCAAACACACTAGGTGTTTCAGAGAAAACAGTTGAAGCATGGGAATCTGGAAGAAATATTCCACAAGGACCGGCACAAAGAATGTTATTCGTTCTAAAAAACAATTCAAACCCATTAGATGTTTTAGGTATTAAAGTTAGTTAG